In Rattus norvegicus strain BN/NHsdMcwi chromosome 3, GRCr8, whole genome shotgun sequence, a genomic segment contains:
- the Or10ag52 gene encoding olfactory receptor Olr555 encodes MQSKYLNLQRANKFKITETNLTVPIEFVLLGFSDIPKLHWLLFGIFLFIYMIILLGNGIIILITRVDPSLQTPMYFFISNFSFLEICYVSVTLPRMLMDLFTLKGNISFLACATQMCLFLILGATECFLLAVMAYDRYVAICNPLHYPVVMSTKLCTQLVIASWVIGIPIQVGQTYQILSLPFCDSNQINHFFCDIPPLLKLACGNIFVNEIVVFIFAILIVTVPFMLILASYSRIISTILKLPSNTGRTKAFSTCSSHLMVVFLFYGSASVTYLKPKSNKHEGTDKLLSLFYTILTPMFNPLIYSLRNKDVIGALRKLFTRFLAL; translated from the coding sequence atgcaatCCAAATACTTAAACCTACAAAGAGCaaacaaatttaaaatcacaGAGACAAATCTTACTGTACCTATAGAATTTGTTCTCTTGGGATTTTCTGATATTCCCAAATTGCACTGGCTTCTCTTTGGAATCTTCCTATTCATCTACATGATTATCCTGCTGGGGAATGGCATCATCATTCTAATCACAAGGGTTGATCCCAGTCTGCAAACCCCCATGTATTTTTTCATCAGCAATTTTTCTTTCCTAGAAATTTGTTATGTTTCTGTCACTCTTCCTAGAATGCTTATGGATCTTTTCACACTGAaaggaaatatttcttttttggcCTGTGCTACACAAATGTGCCTATTCCTTATCCTGGGGGCCACTGAATGCTTCCTGCTGGCTGTGatggcctatgatcgctatgtggccatctgtaacCCTCTGCACTATCCTGTAGTCATGAGTACCAAGCTGTGTACCCAGCTAGTGATTGCTTCCTGGGTCATTGGTATTCCCATTCAAGTGGGTCAAACTTATCAGATTTTGTCTCTGCCCTTCTGTGATTCTAACCAAATTAATCACTTCTTCTGTGACATACCTCCACTACTCAAATTGGCATGTGGGAACATCTTTGTGAATGAGATTGTGGTCTTTATTTTTGCAATATTGATTGTCACTGTCCCATTCATGTTGATCCTTGCATCCTACAGCAGGATCATCTCAACCATCCTGAAGTTGCCATCAAACACAGGAAGGACAAAAGCCTTTTCTACCTGTTCTTCCCACCTTATGGTTGTATTTTTATTCTATGGATCAGCTAGTGTCACCTATTTAAAACCTAAGTCCAATAAGCATGAGGGGACAGACAaacttctctctctgttttacaCCATTTTGACACCAATGTTCAATCCTTTGATATATAGCCTGAGGAACAAAGATGTCATAGGGGCATTGAGAAAACTATTTACCAGATTTTTAGCATTGTGA